A genome region from Altererythrobacter aquiaggeris includes the following:
- the rpsO gene encoding 30S ribosomal protein S15 — protein sequence MTITAEKKQEVIKDNAQTEGDTGSPEVQVAILTERIRNLTDHFKANHKDNHSRRGLLMMVNKRRSLLAYLKKVDVERYNNLIKKLGLRK from the coding sequence ATGACGATTACCGCTGAAAAAAAACAGGAAGTTATCAAGGATAACGCACAGACCGAAGGCGATACCGGGTCCCCGGAAGTCCAGGTCGCGATCCTTACCGAACGTATCCGCAATCTGACCGACCACTTCAAAGCGAACCACAAGGATAACCATTCGCGCCGCGGTCTGCTGATGATGGTCAACAAGCGTCGCAGCTTGCTCGCTTACCTCAAGAAGGTGGATGTCGAGCGCTACAACAATCTGATCAAGAAGCTGGGTCTTCGCAAGTAA
- a CDS encoding GcrA family cell cycle regulator gives MSWTDDRIATLKKMWEGGSTASQIAEELGGVSRNAVIGKAHRLDLKSRPSPVKASEKKKKDAARTPPPKSAAKKAAPKVHSRPVIKPKSNPTAAERAAAAKPPPPPPGTPIQPVPNPTQNSPKIVSVGPGGFLRQGPGDQQPPIPPAPPRRLVPAKPSPDIAEKTSLLELNDRVCRWPMGHPGEPDFHFCGVTVNPGFPYCVEHCGRAYQAQLPRGQRRPPPPLPFGGPRVR, from the coding sequence ATGAGCTGGACTGACGATCGCATCGCGACGCTGAAGAAAATGTGGGAAGGCGGCAGCACTGCCAGCCAGATCGCAGAAGAACTGGGCGGTGTTAGCCGTAACGCAGTCATCGGCAAGGCGCACCGTCTTGACCTGAAATCGCGCCCATCGCCCGTGAAGGCGAGCGAAAAGAAAAAGAAAGATGCGGCCAGGACGCCGCCGCCGAAGTCTGCCGCCAAGAAGGCTGCTCCCAAGGTGCATTCGCGGCCGGTCATCAAACCCAAGTCGAACCCGACCGCGGCAGAACGTGCAGCAGCGGCCAAACCGCCGCCGCCGCCGCCGGGCACGCCGATCCAGCCGGTTCCGAACCCGACCCAGAATTCACCCAAGATCGTGTCCGTTGGCCCTGGCGGCTTTTTGCGGCAGGGCCCGGGCGACCAGCAACCGCCGATCCCGCCCGCGCCGCCGCGGCGTCTGGTACCGGCCAAGCCCAGCCCCGATATTGCCGAAAAAACCAGCCTGCTGGAACTTAACGACCGCGTCTGCCGCTGGCCGATGGGGCATCCCGGCGAACCCGACTTCCATTTCTGCGGCGTGACCGTGAACCCCGGCTTCCCCTATTGCGTGGAACATTGCGGCCGGGCCTATCAGGCGCAATTGCCGCGCGGTCAGCGGCGGCCGCCGCCCCCGCTGCCCTTTGGCGGCCCGCGCGTGCGCTGA
- a CDS encoding acetyl-CoA acetyltransferase, with protein MTGEIFVLGGAQSDFARNMEREGNGMFDLFREVAEAAFAATGIEPREVETAHVGNFVGELFTGQGQMGGFFGHVHPDLAGIPASRHEAACASGSIAILAASAEIEAGRYGLAMVLGIELMRNVPGQTAAEHLGAAAWVGQEAVDARYLWPWMFAKVEEEYEQRHGLDRAYLKAISQSNFANGKRNPNSQTRGWKIGPDQLGENDEFNPRIEGRLRKSDCGQVTDGAAAVFLASRPVAEAWAKRRGIALDCVPRIKGWGHTTAPLMYQRKINDSQGQPYVFPFVRKAMMDALGRAGMPDIYGCDGIEVHDCFSITEYMAIDHFGVTPAGQSWRAIEDGTIALGGKLPVNASGGLIGTGHPVGATGVRMMLDSWRQVTGNAGDYQIEGARNVATFNVGGSATTACSFVVGN; from the coding sequence CAATATGGAACGCGAAGGCAATGGCATGTTCGACCTCTTCCGCGAGGTTGCCGAAGCCGCCTTTGCAGCAACCGGCATCGAACCGCGCGAGGTTGAAACTGCTCATGTCGGAAATTTTGTTGGCGAACTGTTCACCGGCCAGGGACAGATGGGCGGGTTCTTTGGCCACGTCCATCCCGATCTTGCCGGGATCCCGGCCTCGCGCCACGAGGCAGCTTGTGCATCGGGCTCGATTGCAATCCTTGCGGCATCTGCCGAGATCGAAGCGGGCCGCTACGGATTGGCAATGGTGCTGGGCATCGAACTCATGCGTAATGTACCCGGCCAAACCGCCGCCGAACATCTCGGCGCTGCGGCATGGGTCGGGCAGGAAGCGGTCGATGCGCGCTACCTGTGGCCATGGATGTTTGCAAAGGTCGAAGAGGAGTACGAACAGCGTCACGGGCTGGACCGCGCCTATCTCAAGGCGATTTCTCAAAGCAACTTTGCCAATGGCAAACGCAATCCCAATTCGCAGACGCGCGGCTGGAAGATTGGCCCCGATCAACTGGGTGAGAACGACGAATTCAATCCCCGTATCGAGGGCCGCCTGCGCAAGTCGGACTGCGGACAGGTCACAGACGGCGCGGCAGCTGTGTTCCTGGCCTCGCGCCCGGTTGCCGAGGCCTGGGCCAAGCGGCGCGGCATCGCGCTCGATTGCGTCCCCCGGATCAAGGGTTGGGGCCACACCACCGCGCCGCTGATGTACCAGCGCAAGATCAATGACAGCCAGGGCCAGCCCTATGTCTTTCCCTTCGTCCGCAAGGCGATGATGGATGCCCTGGGCCGCGCGGGGATGCCCGATATCTATGGCTGCGACGGGATCGAGGTGCACGATTGCTTTTCGATCACCGAATATATGGCGATCGACCATTTCGGGGTCACTCCTGCCGGGCAGAGCTGGCGCGCGATTGAGGACGGCACGATTGCGCTGGGCGGCAAATTGCCCGTCAATGCTTCGGGCGGATTGATCGGAACCGGCCATCCCGTGGGCGCTACCGGAGTGCGCATGATGCTTGACAGCTGGCGGCAGGTGACCGGCAATGCCGGTGACTATCAGATAGAAGGTGCGCGGAACGTCGCGACTTTCAATGTCGGCGGCAGCGCCACGACCGCGTGCAGCTTTGTCGTCGGTAATTGA
- the pnp gene encoding polyribonucleotide nucleotidyltransferase yields the protein MFDTKTVSIEWGGKTLTLETGRIARQADGAVLATYGETVVLCAVTAAKGVKEGQDFFPLTVHYQEKFSAAGRIPGGFFKRERGATEKETLTSRLIDRPVRPLFPEGFYNEINVIAQVLSYDGETEPDILAMIAASAALTISGVPFMGPIGACRVGYEDGEYTLNPAQSVAADGALDLIVAATGNAVMMVESEAKELSEEIMLGGVMFAHDEIKKVVNAIIDLAEQAAKEPWDVAVSDNSAIKDKLAGVVGGDIAAAYKLTDKSQRSDALNAVRAKAKEAFAGEDGQTQMAAGKAVKKLEAEIVRGAILKDGTRIDGRKTDEVRQIEAIVGFLPRAHGSSLFTRGETQAICTTTLGTKDSEQMIDGLEGLTYTNFMLHYNFPPYSVGEVGRFGAPSRRDIGHGKLAWRALRAVLPTKEDFPYTIRVLSDITESNGSSSMATICGGCLSMMDAGVPVVRPVSGIAMGLILEGDEFTVLSDILGDEDHLGDMDFKVAGTEQGITTMQMDIKVAGITQEIMTQALAQAKAGRAHILGEMAKALTGARTELSAHAPRIETMQIDKAKIRDIIGTGGKVIREIVAETGAKVDIDDEGLIKISSSDTAQIEAARAWIAGIVEEAEVGKIYDGKVVNIVDFGAFVNFMGGKDGLVHVSEMKNERVEKPTDVVSEGQEVKVKVLEIDQRGKVRLSMRVVDQDTGAELEDTRPPRESKPRSGGGGGGGDRGPRRGGGRDGGRDGGRDGGRDGGRAPRGGGNRDANADRGDRGGKEGGNPDHMPAFLKDD from the coding sequence ATGTTCGACACAAAAACCGTATCGATTGAGTGGGGCGGCAAGACCCTCACCCTCGAAACCGGCCGCATCGCCCGTCAAGCAGACGGCGCCGTGCTGGCCACTTATGGCGAAACCGTGGTGCTGTGCGCCGTGACCGCCGCCAAGGGTGTGAAGGAAGGCCAGGATTTCTTCCCGCTGACCGTCCACTACCAGGAAAAATTCTCCGCAGCAGGCCGGATCCCCGGCGGCTTCTTCAAGCGTGAGCGCGGTGCGACCGAAAAGGAAACGCTGACAAGCCGCCTGATCGACCGTCCGGTGCGCCCGCTGTTTCCAGAAGGTTTCTACAACGAAATCAACGTTATCGCGCAGGTCCTGTCCTATGACGGTGAAACCGAACCCGATATTCTCGCGATGATCGCAGCATCCGCCGCGCTGACCATTTCGGGTGTTCCTTTCATGGGCCCGATCGGCGCTTGCCGCGTGGGTTACGAGGACGGCGAATATACGCTCAACCCCGCGCAGTCGGTTGCTGCCGATGGCGCGCTCGATCTGATCGTTGCCGCGACAGGCAATGCCGTGATGATGGTGGAATCGGAAGCGAAAGAGCTGTCCGAAGAAATCATGCTCGGCGGCGTCATGTTCGCGCATGACGAGATCAAGAAAGTCGTGAATGCGATTATCGATCTGGCCGAACAGGCTGCCAAGGAACCCTGGGATGTTGCGGTTTCCGACAATTCGGCAATCAAGGACAAGCTGGCCGGTGTGGTCGGCGGCGATATCGCTGCAGCTTACAAGCTGACCGACAAATCGCAGCGTTCCGACGCGCTCAACGCGGTTCGTGCCAAGGCCAAGGAAGCGTTTGCCGGTGAAGACGGCCAGACGCAGATGGCAGCGGGCAAGGCCGTGAAGAAGCTCGAAGCCGAAATCGTGCGCGGCGCCATCCTCAAGGACGGCACGCGGATCGACGGACGCAAGACCGACGAAGTTCGCCAGATCGAAGCCATCGTCGGCTTCCTGCCGCGCGCGCATGGCTCCTCGCTGTTCACCCGCGGCGAAACGCAGGCGATCTGCACCACCACGCTGGGCACCAAGGATAGCGAGCAGATGATCGACGGGCTGGAAGGCCTGACATACACCAACTTCATGCTGCACTATAACTTCCCGCCCTATTCGGTGGGCGAAGTGGGCCGTTTCGGCGCACCAAGCCGCCGTGATATCGGCCACGGCAAGCTGGCATGGCGCGCATTGCGTGCGGTGCTGCCGACCAAGGAAGATTTCCCTTACACCATTCGCGTCCTGTCAGACATTACCGAAAGCAACGGCTCGTCATCCATGGCGACGATTTGCGGCGGCTGTCTGTCGATGATGGACGCCGGTGTTCCGGTTGTTCGCCCGGTTTCGGGTATCGCGATGGGTCTGATTCTGGAAGGGGACGAGTTCACAGTATTGTCCGACATTCTGGGTGACGAAGATCATCTGGGCGACATGGACTTCAAGGTGGCGGGTACCGAACAGGGTATCACCACCATGCAGATGGATATCAAGGTTGCCGGCATCACGCAGGAAATCATGACCCAGGCATTGGCGCAGGCCAAGGCCGGACGTGCCCACATCCTGGGCGAAATGGCCAAGGCGCTGACCGGCGCACGGACCGAACTTTCGGCCCACGCACCGCGTATCGAAACGATGCAGATCGACAAGGCGAAAATCCGTGACATCATCGGTACCGGCGGCAAGGTCATCCGCGAAATCGTGGCTGAAACCGGCGCCAAGGTGGATATTGACGACGAAGGTCTGATCAAGATCAGTTCGTCCGACACCGCCCAGATCGAAGCGGCGCGGGCATGGATTGCCGGCATCGTGGAAGAAGCCGAAGTCGGCAAGATCTACGACGGCAAGGTCGTCAACATCGTCGATTTCGGTGCCTTCGTGAACTTCATGGGCGGCAAGGACGGTCTCGTCCACGTGTCCGAAATGAAGAACGAGCGCGTGGAAAAGCCGACCGACGTTGTTTCGGAAGGTCAGGAAGTGAAGGTCAAGGTTCTCGAGATCGACCAGCGCGGCAAGGTTCGCCTGTCGATGCGGGTGGTTGACCAGGACACCGGCGCAGAGCTGGAGGACACCCGTCCTCCGCGCGAAAGCAAGCCTCGTAGCGGCGGCGGCGGCGGCGGCGGTGATCGCGGACCGCGCCGCGGTGGCGGCCGAGATGGTGGCCGAGATGGCGGCCGTGATGGTGGCCGTGATGGTGGCCGGGCCCCGCGTGGCGGCGGAAACCGTGATGCCAATGCGGATCGCGGCGACCGGGGCGGCAAAGAAGGCGGAAACCCCGACCATATGCCGGCCTTCCTGAAAGACGACTAG
- a CDS encoding succinylglutamate desuccinylase/aspartoacylase family protein, with amino-acid sequence MTKAPPVPHFQIAGHRIAPGTSETVDLPISRLSTRTEITMPVRILHGPKPGPTLFVSAAVHGNEIVGVEMIRRLLKNISVKRLRGTLVCVPVVNAYGFTSHSRYLPDGRDLNRVFPGSPKGSLAAQLAHVFTEEIIKRCHYGIDLHSAGLNRENLPQIRFSPGNAAAAALADVFGAPAIIQSPLRAGSLRQTADENGCTMLLMESGEALRFDEFAIRIGVRGILRVMAHLEMGVRKQTALAALPVRSDGSRWVRAEEGGIFRAIRKTGDMVTEHEQIGYVSDPFGDQDTPVLAPLTGLIIGRSVMPVVNQGDALMHIARVAVPGTADARLSAIEEAAFDDPLFDEDEIM; translated from the coding sequence GTGACCAAAGCTCCGCCAGTTCCCCATTTCCAGATCGCCGGACACCGGATTGCGCCCGGCACCAGCGAAACGGTCGACCTGCCGATCAGCCGCCTGTCGACGCGTACCGAAATCACCATGCCTGTGCGGATCCTGCACGGACCAAAGCCCGGGCCGACATTGTTCGTCAGCGCCGCTGTGCACGGCAACGAGATTGTCGGAGTCGAAATGATCCGGCGCCTGCTGAAAAACATTTCGGTCAAACGGCTGCGCGGGACGCTGGTTTGCGTGCCGGTGGTCAATGCGTATGGCTTTACTTCGCACAGCCGTTATCTGCCCGACGGGCGCGATCTGAACCGCGTGTTCCCCGGTTCGCCGAAAGGCTCGCTCGCCGCGCAGCTGGCGCATGTATTTACCGAAGAAATCATCAAGCGCTGCCATTACGGGATCGATTTGCATTCTGCCGGGCTGAACCGTGAAAACCTGCCGCAGATCCGCTTCAGTCCGGGCAATGCAGCTGCAGCCGCGCTGGCCGATGTGTTTGGCGCGCCAGCGATCATCCAGTCACCACTGCGCGCCGGGTCACTGCGCCAGACGGCGGATGAAAATGGCTGCACCATGCTGCTGATGGAATCGGGGGAAGCGCTGCGGTTCGATGAATTTGCCATCCGTATCGGGGTGCGCGGCATTCTGCGGGTGATGGCGCACCTGGAAATGGGTGTCCGCAAACAGACCGCGCTGGCAGCCCTGCCTGTCCGCAGTGATGGCAGCCGCTGGGTTCGCGCAGAAGAGGGCGGGATTTTTCGCGCGATCCGCAAGACGGGCGATATGGTAACCGAACACGAACAGATCGGTTATGTCAGCGATCCGTTTGGCGATCAGGATACGCCGGTGCTGGCTCCGCTTACCGGATTGATCATCGGACGCAGCGTGATGCCGGTGGTCAATCAGGGGGACGCCCTGATGCATATTGCGCGGGTTGCGGTGCCCGGCACGGCCGATGCGCGATTGTCGGCGATCGAAGAGGCGGCATTTGACGATCCCTTGTTCGACGAAGACGAGATAATGTGA
- a CDS encoding DUF1993 domain-containing protein — protein MALTLHQAVIPSWLQIIDSVDRLIDQASAFAGDNGLDESEMVQARLIGNMLPFAYQVKSVWGHSGFAIEAVRAGEYRPEMEPPPGTFAELKALLDKARGVLGSTSVDELEDIAGNDMVFAFGDTFRQEYTVQDFLLSFSNPNFFFHAATAYDILRMRGVTLGKRDFLGATRVKS, from the coding sequence ATGGCGCTGACACTTCACCAAGCCGTGATCCCGAGCTGGCTGCAGATTATCGATAGCGTGGATCGACTGATCGACCAGGCTTCGGCGTTCGCCGGTGACAACGGGCTGGACGAGAGCGAGATGGTGCAGGCCAGATTGATCGGCAACATGCTGCCCTTCGCCTATCAGGTAAAAAGCGTGTGGGGCCATTCCGGCTTTGCAATCGAGGCGGTTCGCGCCGGCGAATATCGCCCGGAGATGGAACCGCCCCCCGGTACATTTGCAGAGCTCAAGGCATTGCTGGATAAAGCGCGCGGGGTGCTGGGCAGCACATCGGTGGACGAGCTGGAGGATATCGCGGGCAATGACATGGTGTTCGCCTTCGGCGATACGTTCCGTCAGGAATACACGGTGCAGGATTTCCTGCTAAGTTTCAGCAATCCGAATTTCTTCTTCCACGCTGCAACCGCGTATGACATTCTGCGGATGAGGGGCGTCACACTGGGCAAACGCGACTTCCTTGGCGCGACGCGGGTCAAATCCTAA
- a CDS encoding ABC transporter permease, with protein sequence MVDQAQNTVQADAPIAENAAHDTSGFSPRGKPVLRGINRLGVWTLYIKECRRFLKVQTQTIWAPAVTTLLFLVIFTVAMGREGREVLGVPFATFVAPGLIVMGMMQNAFANSSFSLLVGKIQGTIIDYLMPPLSEGELMVGIVAAAVTRALAVGVAVALAMSLWPGVSLSAEHPWAIVWFGLNGAIMLALLGLLTSLWAEKFDHNAAISNFVIAPLSLLSGTFYIIDNLAPAFQMISRLNPFFYVISGFRFGFLGQSDIGSTNAAVAFAALGLALFNLVLGLGTYRLLKSGWKLKS encoded by the coding sequence ATGGTCGATCAAGCTCAGAACACGGTACAGGCAGACGCTCCCATTGCCGAAAACGCTGCCCATGACACGTCGGGCTTCTCACCACGCGGGAAACCCGTGCTGCGCGGTATAAACCGCCTCGGGGTTTGGACCCTTTATATTAAGGAGTGTCGCCGGTTTCTCAAGGTCCAGACGCAGACAATCTGGGCGCCGGCCGTCACGACCCTGCTGTTTCTGGTGATTTTTACCGTCGCGATGGGGCGCGAAGGGCGCGAAGTGCTGGGCGTGCCGTTCGCGACGTTCGTGGCGCCGGGCCTGATCGTGATGGGGATGATGCAGAACGCCTTTGCCAATTCCAGCTTCAGCCTGCTGGTCGGTAAAATACAGGGTACGATTATCGATTATCTGATGCCGCCATTGTCCGAAGGCGAACTGATGGTCGGTATCGTGGCCGCAGCCGTTACGCGCGCATTGGCAGTGGGTGTGGCCGTGGCGCTGGCGATGTCGCTGTGGCCGGGCGTGTCGCTGTCGGCAGAACATCCCTGGGCGATAGTCTGGTTTGGCCTCAATGGTGCGATCATGCTCGCGCTGCTCGGGCTGCTGACATCGCTGTGGGCTGAAAAATTCGATCACAATGCGGCGATCAGCAATTTCGTGATCGCGCCACTGTCGCTGTTGTCGGGGACTTTTTATATCATCGACAATCTTGCCCCCGCATTCCAGATGATCAGCCGCCTGAATCCGTTTTTCTATGTAATTTCCGGCTTCCGCTTCGGTTTTCTGGGGCAAAGCGATATCGGCAGCACCAATGCAGCAGTCGCGTTCGCCGCGCTGGGGCTGGCGCTGTTCAATCTCGTGCTAGGGCTGGGAACGTACCGATTGCTGAAATCCGGCTGGAAACTGAAAAGCTAG
- a CDS encoding spermidine synthase: MLTREIIDTVQVPGGAELQLVTHGRDFIIVLDRNELMSTRMQYSEEQLAVMTLDRLTTDNANVLIGGYGMGFTLRAALARLGDKARVTVAELVPEIITWARGPMSAITAGCLDDPRVLLELDDVAEVIGDAADLGTQYEAILLDVDNGPDGLVHGDNNRIYSKTGLGKARDALHPDGILAIWSAGPDPQFVRRLGNAGFEVEEVEVRARPNNKGPRHWIWFARRRR, encoded by the coding sequence ATGCTGACACGCGAGATTATCGATACTGTACAGGTGCCCGGCGGAGCGGAGCTGCAACTGGTCACGCATGGGCGCGATTTCATCATCGTGCTGGACCGTAACGAGCTGATGAGCACCCGGATGCAATATTCGGAAGAACAACTGGCGGTGATGACGCTGGACCGGCTGACGACAGACAATGCCAATGTGCTGATCGGCGGCTACGGAATGGGGTTCACCCTGCGCGCCGCCCTGGCACGGCTGGGCGACAAGGCGCGCGTTACAGTGGCAGAACTGGTGCCCGAAATTATCACCTGGGCGCGCGGGCCGATGTCCGCAATTACTGCCGGATGTCTGGACGACCCGCGCGTGCTGCTGGAACTTGACGATGTGGCCGAAGTGATCGGCGATGCCGCCGACTTGGGCACGCAATATGAGGCGATATTGCTCGACGTGGACAATGGCCCCGACGGACTGGTGCACGGTGATAACAACCGGATTTATTCCAAGACCGGGCTGGGCAAGGCGCGCGATGCGCTGCATCCGGACGGCATTCTGGCGATCTGGTCAGCCGGGCCCGATCCTCAATTCGTGCGGCGGCTTGGCAATGCCGGCTTCGAAGTCGAGGAAGTGGAAGTCCGCGCACGGCCCAATAACAAGGGGCCGCGCCACTGGATCTGGTTCGCCCGGCGCCGGCGTTAG
- the hspQ gene encoding heat shock protein HspQ, whose translation MDRASFFSPNAGRRIDAPLNANARFAIGDVVRHKMFDFRGVVFDVDPVFANSEEWWESIPQDIRPDREQPYYHLLAENDESSYVAYVSQQNLLSDSDGGPVDHPQVEELFTEFSEGRYRMRQRLTH comes from the coding sequence ATGGACCGTGCCAGCTTCTTTTCGCCCAACGCAGGGCGCCGGATCGACGCACCGCTGAACGCCAATGCGCGTTTTGCGATCGGCGATGTCGTGCGCCATAAAATGTTCGATTTCCGCGGCGTCGTGTTCGATGTCGATCCGGTGTTCGCCAATAGCGAGGAATGGTGGGAATCCATCCCGCAAGACATCCGGCCCGACCGTGAACAGCCCTATTATCACTTGCTGGCGGAAAATGACGAATCGTCCTACGTCGCTTACGTCAGCCAGCAGAACCTTTTGTCCGACAGTGATGGCGGCCCTGTGGACCATCCGCAGGTCGAGGAATTGTTTACCGAATTTTCCGAAGGCCGCTACCGGATGCGCCAGCGCCTTACGCATTAA
- the truB gene encoding tRNA pseudouridine(55) synthase TruB — MTAKPLAPHGWLILDKPVGMGSTQAVGAVKRNLREAGYPKVKVGHGGTLDPLAEGVLPIALGEATKLAGRMLDASKIYEFTIQFGAETTTLDSEGEVVAQTGRRPPIVAVAAVLEHFTGNIEQIPPAYSALKVDGKRAYDRARAGEQVEMKPRSVKIHSLEFPSGAGRMDDVESTFDTVGGRPDPYDPAAPLELADAVTLVAHVSKGTYIRSLARDIARSLGTLGHVTYLRRIKAGPFTETSAISLDKLNTVGKGARLEDIILPMEAGLDDIPALDLSPDEAGAIRQGRVLSGQPQADGLYWARAGTVPVALVELSEGSTKIVRGFNLPDVAE, encoded by the coding sequence ATGACGGCAAAACCACTTGCGCCTCACGGCTGGCTGATCCTCGACAAGCCGGTGGGGATGGGCTCGACCCAGGCGGTCGGCGCGGTGAAACGCAACTTGCGCGAAGCCGGCTATCCGAAGGTCAAGGTGGGCCACGGTGGTACGCTGGACCCGCTGGCCGAAGGGGTCCTGCCGATCGCGCTGGGTGAAGCGACCAAACTGGCCGGGCGAATGCTTGATGCCAGCAAAATCTACGAATTCACTATCCAGTTCGGCGCCGAAACCACCACGCTGGACAGCGAAGGCGAAGTAGTCGCGCAAACCGGCCGCAGGCCGCCGATTGTGGCCGTTGCGGCTGTGCTGGAGCATTTTACGGGCAACATAGAACAAATCCCGCCAGCCTATTCCGCACTAAAGGTTGACGGAAAACGTGCCTACGACCGGGCGAGGGCGGGCGAGCAGGTGGAGATGAAACCGCGCAGCGTTAAGATCCATTCGCTTGAATTTCCGTCGGGCGCCGGACGAATGGACGATGTCGAATCGACATTCGACACAGTTGGCGGACGGCCCGACCCCTATGATCCGGCTGCCCCGCTCGAACTGGCCGATGCGGTAACGCTGGTGGCACATGTCAGCAAGGGTACCTATATCAGGTCTCTGGCGCGTGATATTGCCCGCAGCCTCGGCACGCTGGGCCATGTGACTTATTTGCGGCGGATAAAGGCAGGTCCGTTCACTGAAACCAGCGCGATTTCGCTGGACAAATTGAACACGGTGGGTAAGGGCGCGCGACTTGAAGACATAATCCTGCCGATGGAGGCGGGGCTGGACGACATCCCGGCCCTCGATCTCAGTCCGGACGAGGCAGGGGCGATCCGACAGGGCCGCGTATTATCCGGGCAGCCCCAAGCTGACGGGCTCTACTGGGCGAGGGCCGGCACTGTGCCGGTCGCTCTGGTGGAACTTTCCGAAGGTTCGACAAAGATTGTCAGGGGCTTCAACCTTCCCGATGTCGCGGAGTAA
- a CDS encoding SLC5 family protein, giving the protein MNNPVQIAVFFGLSALIAFATYLHCRGKSKGAAADEKDYFLANGGLSWYFVAGSITLTNLSTDQLIGMNGNQMALLAWWEFAAVAGLMILCFVFLPVYYRNECTTTTELLQKKYGDKHIRALISVLFLFGNLFIFLPAILYGGSLFLLTMTGMDTGITNLMGAAIVLAIVGAAYAIFGGLRAVAVSDTYSGVLILGLALLVVYLALTAIDFDLSGIPAERLTLIGDNDSPIPWHTLLTGMLFIQTFYWSTNQTITQRAMAAPNIREAQKGVLAAAAIRLIIVPAIVVIPGIVAYKLYGDIGDATYGRIVGDVLPVWLSGAFAAAIAAAVLTTFNSILNASAALYVCDIHEAYVDRPKSVAKLSAIVSIGMSVLAIGLVPFFASQESLINTVQELYGLLSMPILSAFIVCLVFRNVKAGAAMIGVITGVGFYAFWSMWWQPAHYIHGMFFTLIVSVLTALVMNRLVFGQNAQLAFGKGNAQPASA; this is encoded by the coding sequence ATGAACAATCCCGTCCAGATCGCGGTTTTCTTCGGGCTTTCCGCGCTTATCGCCTTTGCAACCTATTTGCACTGCCGGGGCAAAAGCAAAGGTGCGGCGGCGGACGAAAAGGATTACTTCCTCGCAAATGGCGGGCTGAGCTGGTATTTCGTGGCCGGGTCGATCACGCTGACCAATCTGTCGACCGATCAGCTGATCGGCATGAACGGCAACCAGATGGCGCTGCTCGCATGGTGGGAATTTGCTGCGGTCGCAGGTTTGATGATCCTGTGTTTCGTGTTTCTTCCGGTTTATTATCGTAACGAATGCACCACCACGACCGAGCTCTTGCAGAAGAAATACGGCGACAAGCACATTCGCGCGCTGATTTCGGTGCTGTTCCTGTTTGGTAATCTTTTCATATTCCTGCCCGCAATTCTTTACGGAGGTTCGCTGTTTCTGCTCACGATGACGGGAATGGATACCGGGATCACCAATCTGATGGGCGCGGCCATCGTGCTGGCCATAGTCGGCGCAGCCTACGCAATCTTCGGCGGGCTGCGGGCGGTGGCAGTATCGGATACCTATAGCGGTGTGCTGATCCTGGGGCTGGCATTGCTGGTGGTTTATCTGGCGCTAACGGCGATCGATTTTGATCTGTCCGGTATTCCGGCAGAACGGCTGACGCTGATCGGTGACAACGACAGCCCGATCCCGTGGCATACACTGCTGACCGGTATGCTTTTCATCCAGACATTTTACTGGTCAACCAACCAGACGATTACCCAGCGGGCCATGGCTGCACCAAACATCAGGGAAGCGCAGAAAGGTGTGCTGGCTGCTGCTGCCATACGTCTGATAATCGTCCCCGCGATTGTGGTGATACCGGGCATTGTCGCGTATAAGCTCTACGGTGATATCGGCGATGCGACGTACGGCCGGATTGTCGGCGATGTCCTGCCTGTGTGGCTTTCGGGCGCCTTTGCAGCCGCAATTGCCGCGGCAGTGCTGACAACCTTCAATTCGATCCTCAACGCGTCCGCCGCACTGTATGTTTGCGACATTCACGAAGCCTATGTCGATCGCCCCAAATCGGTCGCAAAACTGAGCGCGATTGTCTCGATCGGCATGTCGGTGCTGGCGATTGGACTAGTGCCGTTTTTTGCCAGTCAGGAAAGCCTGATAAACACGGTGCAAGAATTGTACGGCTTGCTTTCCATGCCGATACTTTCGGCGTTTATCGTGTGCCTCGTGTTCCGCAATGTGAAAGCTGGCGCGGCAATGATCGGGGTCATTACCGGCGTTGGTTTTTATGCTTTCTGGAGCATGTGGTGGCAGCCGGCCCATTACATCCACGGGATGTTCTTTACGCTGATTGTCTCGGTTCTGACCGCGCTGGTGATGAACCGGCTGGTGTTCGGCCAGAATGCCCAGCTTGCCTTTGGCAAGGGCAACGCGCAGCCCGCGTCAGCCTGA